GGGGTCAGCGTGCGGCCGTCGAAATGATCGACGATCTCGCCGTTGGGGGCCACACTCTCCATCACAGCGCGCAGCTCCGGCTTGACGAACCAGCGCCGAATTTCATCGATGCAGCGGTCGATCCAGCTGTTCACCGTAGAGTCGCCCAGATTCAGTCGCAGCTCTTGCGCGGTGACAATGGTGATCATGCGTGGACTGAGACCGATCATGGGCCGGGTATCGGTGAACTTGGCGGGCATGAGGCCTGGGGTGAAATTCCAGCGGGTGAACAGATCGAACAGCTCTTTAGCCCGGGCCGCCGACCGGTCGTTCCCCGTGGCCTTGGCATAGGCGGCGTGGGCGATGGCGGCGAAGGATTCGCTGAACGCGTAGCGCCGTTTGCGCAGGGGCCGGCCGTCGCGGGTGACCTGGAAGAACATTCTGCCGTCCGCATCGAAACAGTGCCGCTCGATAAAGTCCAGCCCCTGTTTCGCCCAATCCAGCCATTCGCTCCGTTGTTCAAGTGTGTTATAGAGCGTGAGCAGCATCCAGCTCATGCGGCCTTGCGCCCAGACGCTCTTGTCGCTGTCGATCAGCGACCCGTCGCGGTCCAAACAGTGGAGAAATCCACCGTGCTCGAGATCGATGCTGCGGGGAAACCAGAATTTCACCGTGTTCTCCAGCAGATCGGTGCGATAGAGCGAAAGTCGTTCATCCGGTGCTTTCATCGATTTCCTTTCTTGAAACGGGTTGGACGGGGCGGGTTGCATCCATGCCATGGATAAATATGCGAACCGGCGCAAACGGATGCAAGGGAATTTATTTCCTCCGCACCTGGTGCGGAGGCAGAATCTTTCTCCGAATCGTTTTTTTCCTTGCATGGAATAGCAGGA
This genomic stretch from bacterium harbors:
- a CDS encoding N-acylglucosamine 2-epimerase, which gives rise to MKAPDERLSLYRTDLLENTVKFWFPRSIDLEHGGFLHCLDRDGSLIDSDKSVWAQGRMSWMLLTLYNTLEQRSEWLDWAKQGLDFIERHCFDADGRMFFQVTRDGRPLRKRRYAFSESFAAIAHAAYAKATGNDRSAARAKELFDLFTRWNFTPGLMPAKFTDTRPMIGLSPRMITIVTAQELRLNLGDSTVNSWIDRCIDEIRRWFVKPELRAVMESVAPNGEIVDHFDGRTLTP